Genomic DNA from Campylobacter concisus:
AAAAAGTGGTAAAACGCATCTGCGCCACCACCCTTACTAAACTCCTCGCCATCTGCCTTTGGCGTGAGATCTCTTGTGCGTTTTTCTACCTCGTAGCTTTTGTCTGTATCATATCCTATGCCTATTATTAGTGGTGCAGCCTTGCCATCAAATTCATTTAAAAGCATGTTAAACTGGGCGTTTGCATCAAGTAAGAAAAGCACATTTTTAAACTCATTTTGCCCCTTTAGCTTGGCTGTGAAAATTTTATAAATTTCATCATTTGCACTCATTTTAAAGGTTGAAATTTCAAATTTGCTAGCAGCTTTTTGGCTAAGTGGCTCAGGCGTTTGACTAGGTCCTGCGTGCAAAGCCTGCGTCACGCCAAGCGTAAAAAGCAAAAATTTAAACACTCTTACCATTTTGCAGCGACCTTAAACCAAAATCTCCTGCCTTCTTGCGGATACCAGTAGTAATTGCCGTCGTCTGCTAGCGCCTCATCGTATCTTACTTTATCAAAGATGTTGTAAGCATTTAGGCTAAGCGTTAGATGCTTGTTTGCATCCCAGCTTACGCCTGTATCAAATGTGAGTAAATTTTTATTATTTTCACTCACTTTATTGCCAGGGCCAAATTTCACACTAGTAAGCTTGCTCTCATAGTTTGTGGTGAAGAATGTTTTTACACTCTTAATTGGTTTATAAGCAAGTGTTGCATGAAATGCATGCTCTGGGGTTGCTGTTAGGCTTTTTGCATCAAGTCTACCAAGATTTGTCTCACTAAATTTCATAGGGCCTCTTGGCGTATTTATAGTTGGGTTGCCAGTTTTTATCTTTGATTTGTTATAGGTGTAGTTTGAGCTTAAATTTAAGTTTGAAAGGATGTCGTAGTCTCCGCTTAACTCCACTCCCCAAACAGTTGCACCTTCTATGTTAAAGTAAGTTCCCCAGCCAGGGCAAGTAATATGTGGTGCATTTGGGCAAGTGCCAAAGGCAGGAATTTTATTGACGTTGCTGCCATCAGTATCTAGGATCTTGTCTTTAAATTCATTTTTAAAAAACATTACCGAGCCTCTAAAATCAGCCTGATTGTCATAATATGCACCAACTTCGTAAGTTATACTTTTTTCTGGCTTTAGATCTTTGTTTCCAAAATCAACTATTTTCCAAGCATTTTGAATAGTGCCTACTTCCGGGGAGATTTGATTGACATTTGGCGTTTTATAGCCAGTCGCTACGCCACCTTTGAGACTTAGCGTATCTGTAGCGTTATAGACTAGGTAGGCTCTTGGCGAGAGGTGGTTGCCAAAGAATTCGTTGTGCGTAAGCCTTGAGCCAAGCGTTAAAAATAGCTTCTCTTCTAAAATTTGCCACTCATCTTCGATAAATCCAGCATGCTCACTCATCGAGTAGCTTTTTGGACTTTCGAGGCCATTTTTTGAGGCGTTTGAGACGATGAAGGTCGTGCCAACATTTTGCTTGCTAAAGTCATAGCCAAAAGTTAGTGCGTGAGCACCAAGAAAGGTTGTAAATTTTGAGTTAAAGTTGTGATTTTTGGCTTTTGCAGGTATAAATTTGTCAAAAAGGCTCGTTCTTTGTGTCTGGTCATAAATGTAGCTGATATCGGCATTTAGGTTATCAAATTCGCCAAGATAGCCCACACCATAGCTCTTTTTTTCGTAGTCATAAGCGTTTAAAACCTTATTTGTCTTTATAGTGGCTGTTTTGCCAACGGTGCGCGAGTAGTCGTGCTTTTCATTTGAGCCAAGGATGAAAAATTTATTGTGTTCATCTGGAGTGATCCAAAGCTTTGCGCTTAAATTTCTCTTATCGCTCTTTTGATAACCGCCTTTGTAATTATCCTCGTCCCTTAGCTTTTTATATCCCCAAAGCTGAAGCGCAAAAAGGTCTTTATAAAGAGGTAAATTTAGATAAAAATCACCCTGTCTGCCATTACCTATGCCTTTATGCGTGTTTATAGTGGTTGAGATGCCGACATTGCCGCTAAATTTTGAAAAGTCCTTTTTGGTAATGATATTTATAACGCCTCCAACTGCGTCGCTACCATAAAGCGAGCTCATAGGACCACGGATGACCTCTATACGCTCGATCGCTTCAGCTGGTGGGATGAAATTTGAGTTCATATCCCCTGCTCCGCCCTTTGGATTTGCGCTGCTTGAATTTACTCTTTTACCATCAATTAAAACTAGCGTTTGAGACTTCTCCATACCACGTATCGAGATACCGCTAGCTGCCCCGTCTTCGCCGCCAACAACATTTACACCTGGTACTTTTTGGGCGATAGAGTGGAGTGAAGTAAAGCTATCTTTTGTAAGCTCATCGCCACTTATCACGCTTATGCTCGCGGGTGCTTCTTTGATCTGCTGCGAAAAGCCACTTGCACTTACTACAACACCATCAAGTCTTGTTTCGTTATTGTCTTTATGCTCTGCTCCAAAGAGTGAATTTGCCACACAAACACTAAGGCAAATGGCAATAAATTTTGTTTTTCCCATGACTATTCCTTTGTTAAATTTTAAAACCAAAAAATTTAACAAAGTGTATATAAAAATAATATTAATTATCATAATTTTAAACAATAACCTTTTTTGTAAAAATTTCTAGTAAAATCTTAAATTATTCATTAAATTAATTTATTAAAAATTAATCAATTTAGGCTAAAATACGACCATTTAAACAAAAGGAAGAGCTATGAAAAAAAACGTAAAAAAAGTGGTTTTGGCATACTCTGGCGGACTTGATACAAGCATTATTTTAAAATGGCTTCAAGATGAATACAACTGCGAAGTAGTCACATTTACGGCTGACATCGGACAAGGCGAAGAGCTAGAGCCTGCACGCAAAAAAGCCCTAGCGCTTGGCGTGAAGCCTGAAAACATTTTTATTGAAGATTTAAGAGAAGAATTTGTACGCGATTATGTATTTCCAATGTTTAGAGCAAATGCAGTTTACGAGGGTGAGTATCTGCTTGGTACATCGATCGCTCGCCCACTTATAGCAAAACGCCAAAGTGAGATCGCAAGACTTGTTGGTGCTGATGGCGTAAGCCATGGAGCAACAGGCAAAGGCAACGACCAAGTTCGCTTTGAGCTTGGATACTACGCACTTGGCGATAATCTAACTATCATCGCTCCATGGCGCGAGTGGGATCTAAATAGCCGTGAAAAACTTTTGGCATACGCTGAGAAAAACGGCATAGATATCACCAAAAAACCAGGCAAAAGCCCATACTCAATGGATGCAAATTTACTTCACATAAGCTATGAAGGTCTAGTACTTGAAGACCCAAGTCACGCACCAGAAGATGATATGTGGAGATGGACGGTAAGCCCAAAAGATGCTCCAGATAAGAGCGAGATCATCGAGATTGGCTATGAAAAAGGCGATCCAGTTAGTATAAATGGTAAAAAAATGAGCCCAGCTGAAATTTTAACCGAGCTAAACCGCCTTGGCGCAAAACACGGTATAGGCAGACTTGACATCGTAGAAAACCGCTCTGTTGGTATGAAGAGTCGCGGATGCTACGAAACTCCTGGTGGCACGATAATGCTAAAAGCTCACAGAGCAATAGAGAGCATCACGCTTGACCGCGGCGCAGCTCACTTAAAAGATGAGATCATGCCAAAATACGCCGAGCTAATTTACAACGGCTACTGGTGGTCACCTGAGCGAAATATGCTCCAAGCTCTCATTGATAAGAGCCAAGAGCATGTAAATGGCTCTGTAAAAGTTGAGCTTTATAAAGGCAACGTGACTATCCTTGGCAGAAACAGCAAAGATGATAATCTATTTAGCGAGGCATACTGCACATTTGAAGAAGATAGCGTTTATGATCAAAAAGATGCAGCTGGATTTATCAAACTAAACGCGCTTCGCTTCATCATCGCACGCAAAAATGGGCGAAAATTTGACTAAAAATAAAATTTAAAAGGAAAAAAATGAAAGTATTATTAATAAAAGATGTAAAAGGACTTGGCAAAGCTGGCGAGATAAAAGAGGTAAAAGACGGCTATGGCAACAACTTCTTAATTGGCAAAGGCTTTGCAAAAGCAGCTACTCCAGACGTTCTTCGCCAATATGAAGCAGCCCAAAAAAGAAAGGCTGAAGAGCTAAAATACGAGATCGCAAATTTAGAAAAACTTAAAGAAGAGCTTGAAAAAGTGACAGTTGTCATCAAGAAAACTCTTGGTGCAAATGGCTCACTTTTTGGCTCAGTTTCAAAAGAAGAGATCGCAGCAGAGCTTGAAAAAACGCATCATTTAGTTGTCGAGAAAAAAGCGATTGACATGGACACTCACCTAAAAGCAGTCGGCCTTTATGACGTTCATGTAAAGCTTAAACACTCGATAAATGCGAGCTTGAAGGTTGATGTGCAAGGAGAGTAGATGTTTCATGCGACAACCATCTTAGCCTACAAAGGCAAAAATAAAGCGGTTATCGGCGGCGACGGACAGGTGAGCTTTGGCAACACCGTCTTAAAAGGAAATGCCGTAAAAATTCGTAAAATTCATAACGGTAAAGTCCTAGCTGGCTTTGCTGGCAGCACTGCTGATGCGTTTAATCTTTTTGATATGTTTGAGAAAAATTTAGAGCACACAAAGGGTGATTTGCTAAAGGCGGTGATAGAATTTAGCAAAGAGTGGCGCAAAGACAAGTATCTAAGAAAGCTTGAAGCGATGATGCTTGTGCTTGATAGGGATAAAATTTTCTTACTTAGTGGTACCGGGGATGTTGTAGAGCCAGAAGATGGTAAGATAGCAGCTATCGGAAGTGGTGGCAACTACGCACTTTCAGCGGCCCGTGCTTTAGATAAATTTGCCGATATCGACGAAGAGGAGCTAGTCAAAGAGAGCCTTAAGATTGCCGGCGAAATTTGCATCTATACAAATACAAACATCAAAACTTATGTTTTAGAATAAGAGAGAAAATGAACTTAACACCAAGAGAAATTGTTAAATTTTTAGATGACTATGTGATCGGTCAAAAGGACGCCAAAAAGATCATAGCGATCGCACTTCGCAACCGCTACCGCCGTATGAAGCTTGAAAAAAGCTTGCAAGATGACATCATGCCAAAAAATATCTTGATGATCGGCTCAACTGGCGTTGGCAAAACTGAGATCGCAAGGCGTCTTTCAAAGATGATGGGTCTGCCATTTATCAAGGTTGAAGCTAGTAAATATACTGAGGTT
This window encodes:
- the rplI gene encoding 50S ribosomal protein L9 — encoded protein: MKVLLIKDVKGLGKAGEIKEVKDGYGNNFLIGKGFAKAATPDVLRQYEAAQKRKAEELKYEIANLEKLKEELEKVTVVIKKTLGANGSLFGSVSKEEIAAELEKTHHLVVEKKAIDMDTHLKAVGLYDVHVKLKHSINASLKVDVQGE
- the hslV gene encoding ATP-dependent protease subunit HslV, coding for MFHATTILAYKGKNKAVIGGDGQVSFGNTVLKGNAVKIRKIHNGKVLAGFAGSTADAFNLFDMFEKNLEHTKGDLLKAVIEFSKEWRKDKYLRKLEAMMLVLDRDKIFLLSGTGDVVEPEDGKIAAIGSGGNYALSAARALDKFADIDEEELVKESLKIAGEICIYTNTNIKTYVLE
- a CDS encoding argininosuccinate synthase; translation: MKKNVKKVVLAYSGGLDTSIILKWLQDEYNCEVVTFTADIGQGEELEPARKKALALGVKPENIFIEDLREEFVRDYVFPMFRANAVYEGEYLLGTSIARPLIAKRQSEIARLVGADGVSHGATGKGNDQVRFELGYYALGDNLTIIAPWREWDLNSREKLLAYAEKNGIDITKKPGKSPYSMDANLLHISYEGLVLEDPSHAPEDDMWRWTVSPKDAPDKSEIIEIGYEKGDPVSINGKKMSPAEILTELNRLGAKHGIGRLDIVENRSVGMKSRGCYETPGGTIMLKAHRAIESITLDRGAAHLKDEIMPKYAELIYNGYWWSPERNMLQALIDKSQEHVNGSVKVELYKGNVTILGRNSKDDNLFSEAYCTFEEDSVYDQKDAAGFIKLNALRFIIARKNGRKFD
- a CDS encoding TonB-dependent receptor domain-containing protein, with the translated sequence MGKTKFIAICLSVCVANSLFGAEHKDNNETRLDGVVVSASGFSQQIKEAPASISVISGDELTKDSFTSLHSIAQKVPGVNVVGGEDGAASGISIRGMEKSQTLVLIDGKRVNSSSANPKGGAGDMNSNFIPPAEAIERIEVIRGPMSSLYGSDAVGGVINIITKKDFSKFSGNVGISTTINTHKGIGNGRQGDFYLNLPLYKDLFALQLWGYKKLRDEDNYKGGYQKSDKRNLSAKLWITPDEHNKFFILGSNEKHDYSRTVGKTATIKTNKVLNAYDYEKKSYGVGYLGEFDNLNADISYIYDQTQRTSLFDKFIPAKAKNHNFNSKFTTFLGAHALTFGYDFSKQNVGTTFIVSNASKNGLESPKSYSMSEHAGFIEDEWQILEEKLFLTLGSRLTHNEFFGNHLSPRAYLVYNATDTLSLKGGVATGYKTPNVNQISPEVGTIQNAWKIVDFGNKDLKPEKSITYEVGAYYDNQADFRGSVMFFKNEFKDKILDTDGSNVNKIPAFGTCPNAPHITCPGWGTYFNIEGATVWGVELSGDYDILSNLNLSSNYTYNKSKIKTGNPTINTPRGPMKFSETNLGRLDAKSLTATPEHAFHATLAYKPIKSVKTFFTTNYESKLTSVKFGPGNKVSENNKNLLTFDTGVSWDANKHLTLSLNAYNIFDKVRYDEALADDGNYYWYPQEGRRFWFKVAAKW